The Chloroflexota bacterium genome has a window encoding:
- a CDS encoding DUF2905 domain-containing protein, whose product MASFGRWLMLLGGLLFVLGGLLVLLARWGVPLGRLPGDFVYQRGNFTCVVPLATSVLLSVLFTLLLNLLARWLK is encoded by the coding sequence ATGGCCTCTTTCGGACGGTGGTTGATGCTACTGGGCGGCCTGCTCTTCGTGCTGGGCGGGCTGCTGGTGTTGCTGGCTCGCTGGGGTGTGCCTTTGGGCCGCCTGCCGGGCGATTTCGTGTACCAGCGGGGTAATTTCACCTGCGTCGTGCCGCTGGCGACCTCTGTGCTGCTTTCTGTGCTTTTTACCTTGCTTCTCAATCTCCTTGCCCGCTGGCTGAAGTAG
- the rimM gene encoding 16S rRNA processing protein RimM, which yields MSKKNRPAYTYHLPSPSGSSSDEPLYLAVGKLRRPHGVRGEIRMEVLTDFPERLQPGTTVYVGPRRLPLRIVSVRWQGDFMLLAFEGYPDRDRVGLLRNMLVTVPAESLPPLEEGEFYYHQILGLQVVTDEGEDLGTVTEIMETGANDVFVVTDASGNEVLLPDIDEVVLEIDPQSGVMRVHLLPGLR from the coding sequence ATGAGCAAAAAAAACCGCCCGGCTTACACTTATCACCTGCCCTCTCCCAGCGGCTCGTCTTCGGATGAGCCGCTGTATTTAGCCGTGGGCAAGTTGCGCCGCCCTCACGGTGTGCGCGGCGAAATTCGGATGGAAGTGCTCACCGACTTCCCCGAGCGACTGCAACCCGGCACCACCGTATATGTTGGCCCGCGCCGGCTGCCGCTACGCATCGTCAGCGTGCGGTGGCAGGGCGATTTCATGCTGCTGGCCTTCGAAGGCTACCCCGATCGCGACCGCGTGGGGCTGCTGCGCAACATGCTGGTCACCGTGCCAGCAGAAAGCCTTCCCCCTTTGGAGGAAGGCGAGTTCTACTACCATCAGATTTTGGGGCTGCAGGTGGTGACCGACGAAGGGGAAGACCTGGGCACGGTGACCGAAATCATGGAAACCGGTGCGAATGATGTCTTTGTGGTTACCGATGCGAGCGGCAACGAAGTGCTACTCCCCGACATCGACGAGGTGGTGCTGGAAATCGACCCGCAATCAGGGGTCATGCGGGTGCACCTCTTGCCCGGCTTGCGTTAG
- a CDS encoding CPBP family intramembrane metalloprotease — MKFLQRLFLTREHPRRLRTGWRLAVHSGVFVLLWVLLTPLSVLAAQAVGAAMLSGVFAEAAAITLATWAARRWLDRRAFVDLGLHLTRRAWQDFGVGTGIAALTQTVLLALLALTGAATPHWAASSWGDVASGLAEALVLWLLVGWSEELWVRGYWLQNLAETAGLKWGVAISSVVFALFHLANPHVSVLAEVGLVAAGLFLAYGYVRSGALWLPLGLHFGWNLFEGTVYGFPVSGLGGFHLLSTPLRGPVWLTGGAFGPEASLTVLVVLAFGAWLIARYTAGRGARGGMDA, encoded by the coding sequence ATGAAATTCTTGCAGCGTCTCTTCCTGACCCGCGAACACCCCCGTCGTCTGCGAACCGGCTGGCGGCTGGCGGTGCATAGCGGGGTGTTTGTGTTGTTGTGGGTGCTGTTGACGCCGTTGAGTGTGCTGGCGGCGCAGGCGGTGGGGGCGGCCATGCTCAGCGGGGTTTTTGCCGAGGCTGCTGCCATTACCCTTGCCACTTGGGCTGCCCGCCGCTGGCTCGACCGCCGCGCCTTTGTGGATTTGGGGCTACACCTCACCCGTCGCGCCTGGCAGGATTTTGGCGTTGGCACGGGCATCGCCGCCCTGACCCAAACCGTGCTGTTGGCACTGCTGGCGCTCACCGGCGCGGCAACGCCTCATTGGGCGGCTTCCTCGTGGGGCGATGTGGCGAGCGGCCTGGCCGAGGCGCTGGTGCTGTGGCTGTTGGTGGGCTGGAGCGAAGAACTTTGGGTGCGCGGTTACTGGTTGCAAAATTTGGCCGAAACCGCGGGGCTGAAATGGGGGGTGGCGATTTCCAGCGTGGTTTTTGCCCTCTTTCACCTGGCGAACCCGCATGTCAGCGTGTTGGCCGAGGTAGGGCTGGTGGCCGCAGGGCTGTTTCTGGCCTATGGCTACGTGCGCAGCGGGGCGCTTTGGCTGCCCCTGGGGCTGCATTTTGGTTGGAATCTTTTCGAGGGTACGGTGTATGGCTTCCCGGTCAGCGGCTTGGGCGGTTTTCATTTGCTCAGCACGCCTTTGCGGGGGCCGGTGTGGCTGACGGGCGGGGCCTTTGGGCCGGAGGCCAGCCTGACGGTGCTGGTGGTGCTGGCTTTTGGGGCCTGGCTCATCGCGCGTTACACAGCAGGACGGGGGGCGCGAGGTGGGATGGACGCTTGA
- the ruvB gene encoding Holliday junction branch migration DNA helicase RuvB, which produces MTDERLISPEPQASDPRDYALRPRRLDDLIGQEQIKENLAILLAAAKKRGEPLDHVLFYGPPGLGKTTLAHILANEMGVDIKVTSGPAIERAGDLAAILTNLRAGDILFIDEVHRLGRAVEEVLYPAMEDFALDIVIGKGPAARSVRLRLPRFTVVGATTRLALVTAPLRARFGAVYRLDYYDQSAMETIVARAAEALGVAASPEGIAEIARRARGTPRIALRLLRRVRDYAQVRGNGTITLPLAQEALDLLNVDSLGLDDVDRQVLRTIIEKYRGGPVGLNTIAASVSEAADTIMEVVEPYLLRLGFLERTAQGRVATRAAYEHLGIPYDRAEQPPLL; this is translated from the coding sequence ATGACCGACGAGCGCCTCATCAGCCCCGAACCACAAGCCAGCGACCCGCGCGATTACGCCCTCCGTCCCCGGCGGTTGGACGACCTGATCGGCCAGGAGCAGATCAAAGAGAATCTGGCGATTTTGCTCGCCGCAGCCAAAAAGCGCGGTGAGCCGCTTGATCATGTCCTTTTTTACGGCCCGCCGGGGTTGGGCAAAACCACTTTAGCCCACATCCTTGCCAACGAAATGGGGGTAGATATCAAAGTCACCTCCGGCCCGGCCATCGAGCGCGCCGGCGACCTGGCTGCCATCCTCACCAACCTGCGCGCCGGTGACATTCTCTTTATCGACGAAGTGCATCGCCTCGGCCGGGCGGTGGAAGAGGTGCTTTACCCGGCGATGGAAGACTTTGCCCTGGATATTGTGATTGGCAAAGGCCCGGCGGCCCGCTCGGTGCGCCTGCGCCTGCCTCGTTTCACCGTGGTTGGGGCGACCACCCGCCTGGCGCTGGTCACTGCGCCGCTGCGGGCGCGCTTTGGCGCGGTTTACCGCCTCGATTATTATGACCAATCTGCGATGGAAACCATTGTCGCGCGTGCGGCCGAGGCGCTGGGGGTGGCGGCTTCCCCGGAGGGCATTGCCGAAATTGCCCGCCGGGCGCGCGGCACGCCCCGCATTGCCTTGCGGCTGCTGCGGCGGGTGCGCGATTACGCCCAGGTGCGCGGTAATGGCACCATCACCCTGCCGCTGGCGCAGGAAGCCCTCGACCTGCTCAACGTGGATTCCCTGGGACTGGACGACGTCGACCGCCAGGTGCTGCGTACCATCATCGAGAAATACCGCGGCGGGCCGGTGGGGCTGAATACGATCGCTGCTTCGGTCAGCGAGGCGGCCGATACTATCATGGAAGTTGTCGAGCCCTACCTGCTGCGGCTGGGCTTCCTGGAACGCACTGCTCAAGGGCGCGTGGCGACCCGCGCGGCCTATGAGCATTTAGGCATTCCTTACGACCGGGCTGAGCAGCCACCGCTGTTGTAA
- a CDS encoding homoserine dehydrogenase, with protein sequence MRTYRLAFLGFGNVGRALARLLLEKRATMRARYGVDFVVTGIATGRHGRVIAPEGVDLEAALARAEAGGALRDLGTQPEPPDGLRFVETVPADVLFENTPVNYENGEPAVSHIRRALMRGMHVATANKGPVVHAYHDLTALAAQHGRRFFFESAVMDGMPIFSLFRETLPAAEVKAFRGILNSTTNLILTRMETHLESFEKAVAYAQRIGIAETDPSGDVDGWDAAIKVAALVTVLMGVPLKPQEVARRGIRSIALRDVQEAAAHGQRWKLVCEARRTGEGVEARVAPQLVDAGSPLYGVMGTSSIVTFETDVLGALSLREDDPGPHTTAYGLLADFLNAVREE encoded by the coding sequence ATGCGAACGTATCGCCTTGCTTTTCTCGGTTTTGGCAACGTGGGCCGGGCGCTGGCGCGGCTGTTGCTGGAAAAACGCGCTACCATGCGTGCCCGCTATGGGGTGGATTTTGTGGTCACCGGCATTGCTACCGGCCGCCACGGGCGGGTGATTGCCCCCGAAGGGGTGGATCTGGAAGCCGCGCTGGCGCGCGCCGAGGCGGGAGGCGCGCTGCGCGACCTGGGCACACAACCCGAACCGCCCGATGGCTTGCGCTTTGTGGAAACCGTGCCGGCCGACGTGCTATTCGAGAACACCCCTGTCAACTATGAAAACGGCGAGCCGGCGGTCAGCCATATTCGCCGGGCGCTCATGCGGGGGATGCACGTCGCCACGGCCAACAAAGGGCCGGTGGTACACGCTTACCACGACCTGACCGCGCTTGCCGCGCAACATGGCCGCCGCTTTTTCTTCGAATCGGCGGTGATGGATGGCATGCCGATTTTCTCGCTCTTTCGGGAAACCCTGCCGGCGGCCGAGGTGAAGGCGTTTCGCGGCATTTTGAATTCAACCACGAATCTCATCCTCACCCGCATGGAAACCCACCTCGAGTCGTTTGAAAAGGCGGTGGCCTATGCGCAGCGTATTGGCATTGCGGAAACCGACCCCAGCGGCGACGTCGATGGGTGGGATGCTGCCATCAAGGTGGCGGCGTTGGTCACGGTGTTGATGGGGGTGCCACTGAAGCCCCAGGAAGTCGCCCGGCGGGGCATTCGCAGCATTGCCTTGCGCGACGTGCAGGAAGCCGCGGCGCACGGCCAGCGGTGGAAACTGGTTTGTGAAGCCCGCCGGACGGGCGAAGGGGTGGAGGCTCGCGTCGCGCCGCAACTCGTGGATGCCGGTTCCCCCTTGTATGGCGTGATGGGCACATCGTCGATTGTGACTTTCGAGACCGATGTGTTGGGCGCGCTCTCGCTGCGGGAAGACGACCCCGGCCCCCACACCACGGCTTACGGCCTGCTGGCCGATTTTCTCAACGCGGTCAGGGAGGAATAG
- a CDS encoding 30S ribosomal protein S16 yields the protein MVRIRLRRVGARKQPSYRIVAADKEAKRDGRFLEILGFYNPRTDPPTVTLKEDRVYDWMMKGAQPSDAVQKIFRMVGFYDRYERFKKGESVETLLQESAETLAKFNTNPKTSDAALKGAQKQAA from the coding sequence ATGGTTCGCATTCGCTTACGCCGTGTAGGCGCTCGCAAACAGCCCAGTTACCGCATTGTGGCCGCCGATAAAGAGGCCAAGCGCGATGGCCGCTTCCTGGAAATCCTCGGGTTCTACAACCCCCGTACCGACCCGCCCACCGTCACCCTGAAAGAGGACCGTGTTTACGACTGGATGATGAAAGGCGCGCAGCCCAGTGACGCCGTGCAGAAAATTTTCCGCATGGTGGGCTTCTACGACCGCTACGAGCGGTTCAAGAAGGGTGAATCGGTGGAAACCCTGTTGCAGGAATCGGCCGAGACGTTGGCAAAATTCAACACCAACCCCAAAACCTCAGACGCTGCCCTGAAGGGCGCGCAAAAGCAGGCTGCGTAA
- a CDS encoding KH domain-containing protein, producing MKELVEYIARSLVNDPTQVHVAEVRGGATVHLELQVAKEDMGRVIGKNGRVANAMRALLEVAAAQEGKHFTLDIVEPQ from the coding sequence GTGAAAGAGCTGGTGGAATACATCGCCCGTTCACTGGTCAACGACCCCACGCAGGTGCACGTGGCCGAAGTGCGCGGCGGTGCAACCGTACATCTGGAACTGCAAGTCGCCAAGGAAGATATGGGGCGCGTCATCGGCAAAAATGGCCGCGTGGCCAATGCCATGCGAGCGCTGCTGGAAGTCGCCGCGGCCCAGGAAGGCAAGCACTTTACGCTGGATATTGTGGAACCCCAATGA